The Caldisericum sp. DNA window CCATAACACCAAAGAACAGTGGATCAATCTTGAATGCTGTAAGAACAGGAAGGAATATTGGCATAATGACATAAAGAATTGAAATCGCATCCAGGAAAAAGCCAGCTATAAACAAGACTAAATCAACAAGAAGCAAAAATGCAATGGGACTTTTTGAAACAGAAACAACAAAATTACCTGCCGCATCGATAATACCAAGATTTGACTCAACAATTGAGAAAATACCAGCGAAAGTTACAACAAACATTACAACTGCAGATGTAACTGCAGTTCCTATAAGTGAATCTATAATCTCTTTCTTACTAAGGCTCTTATAGACAAAAATGCCTACAAAAAGGCTGTAGAAAACAGATATAACAGCAGATTCTGTTGGTGTTGCAATACCTGCATAAATTGACCCAAGGATAATTACTGGGGCAAGTATTGCCCAGATTGCTTCCTTAAATGCATTCCATATTTCCTTTGCACTACCTCTTTCTTGAATTCCATGGTAATTTCGTTTTCTTGAGATTACATATGTTATGATGACAAAGAAACCCATCATAACAAGACCCGGGATTACTCCACCTAAAAACAAAGCGCCAATCGAAACGCCAGTTATATTTCCATAAACAATGAATGCAATGCTCGGCGGGATGATAATTGCAAGACCACTTGCAGCAGCAACAACGGATGCAGCGAATGTATCAGGATAACCTTGTTCAATCATGGAAGGAATAAATATAAGACCAATTGCAGCAGCAGTTGCAGGTCCAGAGCCTGATATTGCACCCCAAAACGCAGCGGTTACAACTGCAGCAATTGCAAGACCGCCCCTTGCTTTTCCTACAAGGATTGTAATAAAATGAGAGATCTTCTTTGCAAGACCACCTTTTGCAAGTAACTCTCCTTCAAGCACAAAAAATGGAATTGCAACAAGAGGAAACTTTGAAATTCCTGCTATGAAGTTTTTAGATATCATTGTTGCGCCAAGGTCATACTTAAGGATACCAAATAAACCAGCCGCACCAATAGCAGTTCCAATTGGAGCGCCAATTATTATAAGAAGTATAAAAATACCAAAAAGGAGAAGCGCTGCACTCATTTTACACCCCCCGTAAGTAAAGTCTTCACATTTTTTATTGTTGAAACAATTACGTTCTTAAAAACAAAAATAGAGAAAATGGGGGTTCCAATTGTATAAATCCATACAGGAATATTTAGTGCCTCGCTTCTAGAATGGTATAGTGTCATGTCTCTAATGACATCTTTTATTGCATAAAAGTCTACCATTGCAAAAATGAAAATTGCAAGAACACCTGAAATAATTATAGCAACTGCCTTTAAACTCTTAGGAAACTTATCAAAAACGGTATTCATTCCAAGATGAGATCCTCTTTCAAAAGCAATTGCAATACCAATTACCGTAAGCCAAACAAATAGGTTTACCGTAATCTCTTCAGTTGCTGCAAAAGAAATGTGGAAAATGTACCTGCTAAGAACATTTATAAAGTCTATAATTGCCATTATGCTCAAAATTACTATTGCAAGTATTTCTTCTAATTTTAACTTCCTCATTTTACCTCCTCAAACAAAAGGGGATGCCCTTATAAGAACACCCCCATTCAAGATGCTATTTCCCCATATCTTTCAAGGCTGCGTTATAAATATCTCTTCCTATAATTGGAATCCACTTATCATAAACAGATTGCGTTGCGTTAATAAATTCCTGTCTTTCCTCAGGCGTTAAGTCAATAATTTGCATGCCCTTGCTTCTTACATATCCAACCATATCGAGAATTTGTGGAGTTTCGCCAAATTTGTTCTTCAATATGTTTATCGATGTAAATCCATCAAGTCCTCTTCTTACCATAGCCTTTTCCCACTCTGCTGCTTCAAGTGCACTATCCTTTATTGCTTTTTGGATATATGGTGGGAATTTGTCCCAAGTCTGTTTGCTTACACCAAGTATAAGAGGATCAATTACATAGTTCCAGTTTGTAAGATATTTGTGATACTGCCATATTTGAACTGGTATCAATACCCCATACGGGTTTTCCTGACCATCTACTGCCCCTTGCTGGAAGGCTGTTACTGCATCGCCCCAGTTCATAGAAACTGCATCTGCACCGAGTGTCTTGAAGATATCGATAAATATGGGTGAACCCACAACTCTAAACTTAAGACCCTTCATATCAGAAGGTGTCCTTATGGGTCTCTTACTATTAGTTAATTCCCTAAAACCATTTTCTCCCCAGGCAAGGTGAATAACATCCATTTTCTCCATCTGGTCTATAATCATCTTACCTGCAGTCCCATTTTCTATTTTATCGACATTTTCATAAGTGTTTATAAAGAACGGCAAAGAGAACAGGTTAAGTGACTGGACAACACCTGATGCGTTAATTGTTGAATCCATTACAAAGTCGATGCTTCCTTCAGATACAGCCTGGAACCAGTTTGTCTGTTTCCCTGCAAGAAGAGAGCTTCCAAAATACGGCTTTATGTTTATAAGGCCGTTTGTTCTTTCTTTTACAAGGTCTGCCCACTTTTGAGCACCCTTACCCCAATCAAATGCAGGACCAACATTTACCTGCATTGTGTATTCAGCTTTAGGCTTAAAGGTAATCTTTGGAGGAACAGTTGAGGCTGTAACCGTAACAGTCTTAGTATTTGCATCCCAATCGACCTTCGCACCAAGAGTCTCTGTAACAAATCTTACCGGGACAAGAGTTCTGCCACTAACAATTTTTGGAGGAACATCAAGCATATTAATTACATCATTTACAACTGCCTTATTTGACCCAATAGTAAGTTTTAGGTTAATGTCTCCGAAAACATAACCTACTTCCTTCTTCGTTGCATCCCAGGAGATTGTTGCACCAATAGATTCTCCAATAAATCTGAACGGCACAAGAGTCCTGCCATTGTCAATAATAGGAGGAGAGTCAAGGGTTACTTTCTTTCCATTTACAAAGGCGTCTTTACTTCCGACAGTCATTTTAATTACAACTTCATTTGCTGCCAAGGCTCTCGTTGAAAAGAACCCCAGAACCATGGCAACCACTAACAACACTGCAACTAATTTCTTCATACTTTACCTCCTTTGATAAATTATATTTTTAATACTTCTTTTAATAAACT harbors:
- a CDS encoding TRAP transporter large permease subunit, which gives rise to MSAALLLFGIFILLIIIGAPIGTAIGAAGLFGILKYDLGATMISKNFIAGISKFPLVAIPFFVLEGELLAKGGLAKKISHFITILVGKARGGLAIAAVVTAAFWGAISGSGPATAAAIGLIFIPSMIEQGYPDTFAASVVAAASGLAIIIPPSIAFIVYGNITGVSIGALFLGGVIPGLVMMGFFVIITYVISRKRNYHGIQERGSAKEIWNAFKEAIWAILAPVIILGSIYAGIATPTESAVISVFYSLFVGIFVYKSLSKKEIIDSLIGTAVTSAVVMFVVTFAGIFSIVESNLGIIDAAGNFVVSVSKSPIAFLLLVDLVLFIAGFFLDAISILYVIMPIFLPVLTAFKIDPLFFGVM
- a CDS encoding TRAP transporter small permease; protein product: MRKLKLEEILAIVILSIMAIIDFINVLSRYIFHISFAATEEITVNLFVWLTVIGIAIAFERGSHLGMNTVFDKFPKSLKAVAIIISGVLAIFIFAMVDFYAIKDVIRDMTLYHSRSEALNIPVWIYTIGTPIFSIFVFKNVIVSTIKNVKTLLTGGVK
- a CDS encoding DctP family TRAP transporter solute-binding subunit, whose translation is MKKLVAVLLVVAMVLGFFSTRALAANEVVIKMTVGSKDAFVNGKKVTLDSPPIIDNGRTLVPFRFIGESIGATISWDATKKEVGYVFGDINLKLTIGSNKAVVNDVINMLDVPPKIVSGRTLVPVRFVTETLGAKVDWDANTKTVTVTASTVPPKITFKPKAEYTMQVNVGPAFDWGKGAQKWADLVKERTNGLINIKPYFGSSLLAGKQTNWFQAVSEGSIDFVMDSTINASGVVQSLNLFSLPFFINTYENVDKIENGTAGKMIIDQMEKMDVIHLAWGENGFRELTNSKRPIRTPSDMKGLKFRVVGSPIFIDIFKTLGADAVSMNWGDAVTAFQQGAVDGQENPYGVLIPVQIWQYHKYLTNWNYVIDPLILGVSKQTWDKFPPYIQKAIKDSALEAAEWEKAMVRRGLDGFTSINILKNKFGETPQILDMVGYVRSKGMQIIDLTPEERQEFINATQSVYDKWIPIIGRDIYNAALKDMGK